The Vitis riparia cultivar Riparia Gloire de Montpellier isolate 1030 chromosome 3, EGFV_Vit.rip_1.0, whole genome shotgun sequence genome segment agtgattctagacaatacttataatatttttaacatttgaatgatcaaaatttttaagtgttaaaaatattagaaacatttcttaaaattactctCAAATGGTTCTAAGAACCGCCTTTTAATTCCATTAATCATTTCCATGCTATGGATGATGGGTTTGCTAAATTTCTTCCgatcaaacataaattaatataaatataactttaaccttttcctttttattattggtCCTTCTTTACCTAACAACTTAAATTAcgttaattaaattattaacttaagcTTAATTATGAGTGCTTTAGCCAGCTAACAGACTTAACGCCTTAAGCTACCACCATATTGTCTACAGTTGGATATGATGAAGCCTGGACCCCAATCCAATGGAATGCAAGTTTCTTTGACAACAGTACTGTTTAGAACAGACTGAAAAcctcaaattaaaaatgatCCCCAGTTTGAAATTTATAGCCAAAAGCTAGGATATTCTCTGAACCCAGTAGCATCTTCTTCCCATTTTGTACAGAAATTTGTCCGCATATCTCATTTACTTCAAACCCTAGTTCCTCACCCAACAATGATAGGATTATTTGTCTTTTCTACAAAAGAGAGATGAACAAAAAGGGTGCCTGAGAAAAAAATTCCTTCAATTTGCAAGACAGATAGTTCCCAGCAGGACAGGAACTTGTAACTGTTACTGGCTGCTGAATTCTTGATAAATGGAAGTAGTAAAATTCCACTGTTTGTTTGATTGAAGTAGCCGCCCTATCATTCAGTAATTTTCTGTGCTTTCTGAGGCTTGCGGATGCATGGCTGATGAGTCTTCCGGATCCTTAGCTTGATATTGAGTAGGATTGGTATCAAGTGATGGTGGCGGTGCATAGTAAGTTTCCAGCTGGGGTGAAGGAATCAAGCCAGCTTGTGATTCGATAGGATTGCTATCAAACAACGGTGGTGGTGCATAGTAAGTTTCCAGCTGAGGTGTAGGAAGTAAGCCAGCTTGTGATTGGAAAGGATGGTTATAAAGtaatggtggtggtggtggtggtgcatAATAAATTTCCGGCCAGGGTGCAGGAGGTTTGCCCCATGGGCTTGTCTGATATTGAGTGTTCAAATGGGAAGGATGGTTACCAATAGTATTGTTTGGAGGGCGAACATAGTTGTGGTAGCTTGGATAAGGAATAGGAGTTGCAAGCATGGCTGATGGGTTTTCTGGATGGGGGGATGAAGCACCAACTTCAGGCACAGCAGAGATAACAGATTTAGATCCTGGCAAAGGTGGTGGATGCATGGCTGGTGGGTTTGGCTGGTATTGAGCAGCTGGTTGGATATGATAGAAACCGGTTTTTAAAGGGAGTAGAAAAGAAGATCCTGGCTCATGTGCTGGAATCATAGCTGGTGGGTTTGGCTGCTGGTACTGGGCAGCTGTCCGGATATAATACAAACTGGCTTCTAAAGGGTGTTGAGAAGAAGATCCAGCTGGCCCAAGTGGTGGATGCATGGCTAGTGGGTTTAGCTGGTACAGAGCAGCTGTCTGGATATCATAGCAACCGGCTTCTAAAGGGCGTATGAAAAAAGATCCTGGCCCAAGTGCTGAATTCATGGCTGGTAGGTTTGGCTCCTGGTAATGGGCAGCATACAAACCAGCTTCTAAAGGGAGTTGAGAAGAAGATCCGGCTGGTCCAATTGGTGGACGCACGGCTATTGGGTTTGGCTGGTACTGAGCAGCTGGTTCTGGACGCATGCCCGATTGGCTTGCTGGGGTAGAACTGCTAGCATCAGGCAGTAAGTCTGGATGCACACCTGAATGGTCTGGGCACTGCAGTAAAATTAAGAAACCCAGATATAATGAGCATCAGAAAAAAGGCCCTTCAAAAACCCACAACAGACATTTCCAATAAATTAAGAGCACCCGTCCTTTGGCCCTCCTGTCAAAAAGCTTCCCATATACagatttgaagagaaaaataagcACTGCATGACTCACCTGAGCGAGCAGGTCATCAATCCTTTGCTGGGCGTCCTCAATCTGATCTTGTGTTCCTCTTATTATCGCAAGTCCTAAGGGTGGCAGATCTATAATCTGATGAAAGTACGTAGACaattattatcataattaacATACATAATAATGCCATTCAACACACACACacgtgtgtgtatatatatatatatatatatattatagtataagtacaaaaattaaatatatttcttgaacGAGTCTATATATATCTAGCTAGCATCAATGGAAACAACTTTTAAAGGAGATTTTGTAAGCAGAAATGACAAAATTGTATATGCAATGCAGAAATTATCGGTTTTAACATAATCTTTTGTGGTTAAATCACAAACCTGAATCGAAGCTTTAGAAAGGGATTGTATTTCGCGAATGCATTGGGCTCTCGTTCCAGTGATATAACCAACCTGAGAGCATTGGCAGTGCAATTTGAACATAGATATTAAGGTTTTTATTCAACTACAAAGAAGATAATTAATTCACCTTATCCACTCGAATCTCCTTTATTCTGGTCCGAATCATACTGGATCCCGCATATCTAGATGGTCCAGCTTTGCTCTACTCAACCATTAATATACAGCAAAGCattattaaaactattttcattaactgttcttgaaaacatttCCCAAACAAAACCGAAACTAACTTGTAAGTAGCAGTCAAAGAAGTTTTGgatattaatcaattaaccaaTGAATTCTGACTAGAGAGCACCATTCATTGCTTTATACTTCGTTAGTACTGGGTCCATAAAGAAACTTTAAAGAACAAGAAAGAAGTAATATCATAGTTCTATAAGAAGAAACCTGTTAAAAGACAAAAATCACATGCAGGTATATGTAATCTCTTAGCTGAGATAACTAAAGGGGGAAAGCTTGGAAGTGGGGTTGCTAATGGATTCTCCGAAACtttagaatgaaaaaagaaagaaagaaagaaagaaagaaagaaaagaaagaaaaagattgtTCAAACAAGGCTTGATCGCAACTGTTAATTGGCAGCACCACCTCATTTCTTTCTTCCCCGATTCCAATTTCCATCAAAACAAACACTTGAAGGAGGAAAGAGAAGGGTAGACaagaaatcatttaaaataaacaaggtAAAGAATTGAGGATAACCGTAGAAGTACAAGAGCGGTTGAGAGATTGCTCTTTGGAATTCGGGGCCTCTTCTTCCTCCTTCATCTGTCTCTTGCCATGATCAATGGTTTCTGGAAGGACGCCCTTGTTTGCTTCGTTTCCTTgattttcttcattcattttcaGGGAAATCCAGAGAATTTCTTGCAGGGGAAAGCCGAGAAAATCttgagagagatagagagaagCGTGATGAACATTCGaaggaagaaatgaagggaaaaggCGAACCATGATGGTTAAATGGAAGATATGTTGTGAAACCCGGCCAAACGGTGTCGTTTTGGACtcttataatattatattctaACAACTTCAGTTAGGTTAATTACGAGTGCTTTAGCTCTATAACTGCCCCAACAGcctatttcacaattttttagaaaacctttttaatatatataattacttttaaaaaaattaaatattaaaactatttttaaaaattaaaaattcacttTGTTGGAGAGAAAACATTTTCCtaaagtattttaaataaaaataagttccatacacaagaaattaaaaaaacaaaagaagtgTAAAAAGATTAATGGTTTAACCAAGAAACGATCTTAGACAATTTAGAGGAAAATAGAAAGAGGAAAAGCATTAGGGAAGAataagtgaagaaaataaaataaaattcaataatttacttttatttatcactttaaacttatttttcttattttagctcattaatataaatattaaataatttaaaaatacttactaattttaatattaatataagaatcaattttttttttttttttttttttacttgggaCTTTCCAGAATGAAACAGGATCTAATAATTGTTATCAGCTGCTGAATTCTAGACCCGGGATTTGGTTGAGCTGACCATTAAACGTTCAGTCATTTACTCTGGTGCTGTCTTGGGGTGGATGCATGCATGGCTGATGAGTGTGCCTCATCCCCAGCTTCTGATTGGAAAGGATTGTTATGATGTAATGGTGGTGCCGGATAAATTTCTTGCAAGGATTCTGGAGGCATGCCCGATGTGGTTGCATGGGTAGGAGGGTTATCAGCGGTATCGAACAAAGGTATGGGGTAAGTTCCTGGCTGAGATGCTGGACGCATGAAACTTCGCCTGATAATAAAAGCCTGGACTGATAGGGTACTTGTGATGGACTATATGTGGAGCATAGTGTAAAGGTGCGCGACATGTCCCTGGCTGAGATGTTGCAGCTATGGCCGATGGATTTGGTTGATACCCGTATTTAGCAGAGCTAGAAGATGGAAGATCAGATCCTGGCCGATGCATGCATGCCTGCCTGATGGACTCGGCGCCGGACCCCATATGGATGGTTGGGTAGAGGAGTCGGAAAAGTATGAAGGCTCTGGAAGATGATGATCTGGTATTGATTCGATCCATGTACTGGGGTCCTGCAGTAAGATTAAGAAACTGATCAGATGTAATGAGCATAAAAAAAGGGCACTTAAACAGAAAAGAGAACTTCCAGATGACTAGTAAGTGCATTGCTTATATTGCTAATGACATTGAAAGAAACTTCCAATAAATTAAGAGCACCAATTCTGCCTCCTGCCAAAAACCATCCTATAAATTATAGGCTTCATGAAAATGTGTGTTTGTTTATGTCAGACTCCTAAAGTAAATGGAGATTTAAATGTTTATAGTATAAATATAAACCACATGGCACAACATAGTGTAGAATTTTCTTGTGCCCTATTAAGTGCTTTTTCAATACTCAACAATAGTTTCCAGTGACCCATTGCTACTCGTGTAGCTTATCCCCTTGAGCCACTCTGAAGACTCTAGTTGAGGGATTTATGTGGTTCTTTACTATGACCATTAGCAACCTTAAGTTAgatctaggatttttttttcccgtCATATATTTAATCCCACCCAAATATGTTTGCAAGTGAGATAATTGTCTCTTCAACATAGCTGCATCTCTTTTCGGAAGACGATTGAGTCTCCCCGTCTTTTGTTCCGTTCTCAAGTCCCTGAATTTATGAAGTCTCGTTTCTGTAGTGGACCAATTCGTTGACATACCACTGagacattttttattaacataatGACACTGAGCCTTTATTGCAGCCCGTGCTACTGAATCCGCTGCTTTATTTTTGGTACCAACAATTAAGAATTGTTTTCCCCTACTTGCTGCATCAAAAACTAAATCACAAGCTTCTGATAAAAAGCGAGCAGTTCTAGTAAGATTTGTAATATGAATTCTTTTACGCTTTTAGGATAACTCATTCAGGTAAACCTTTAGGATAGCATatttaggcatgtttaggtaCACTTTTAAGACACTTAAACACACCCTAGGTCATCTAGGCACACTGGATACCTAGGCTCACTAAGTACCCAACCTACTTAGATTCATCCAGCCTACTTGGGTTCacctaagcccatttagattcatctaggcccacttaggttcacttaggcccacttaggttcatCTAAGCCCACTTAGATTCACTAAATCACACTTTGGCCCATCTTGACGCACCTAGACCCATTTAGGTCACCTTTAGGTAATTCTTGCATGTCTTACGTAGTTCACATGATttgcatttttaacacttgcatgtacttgatttattatttgtttatctatttatttatttgtttgtttttatttagtattatttgtttagttatttttttatttctttatctatttatttatttatttttataaaattgcatGTGATTGGTTATCTtatctcttattattattattattattaaatttgcatgatttattttttgttattatagtACAAGAtttctaaaacatatttttcatattctttggCATGAGAATCATGGGCCACATCTTAACATAAAGGAGATTGCAGCATATGGAAAATTTTTGGAGAATCATGAGGACTTTATTGGAAAGATGCCAAACATGGAAGAAAGATTCTCTTAGGACTCTTTGGGAAAAGAGTATTAACATGCATTGAGAGAGGAATGAAAGAGTCGGGGATGTTAATGGATTTGTTTTGGAAGATATAAGCAAGCTGCCACCTATGGGGCCCTCTCTGCAAGGTCGTCCATCACCCATTCACGTTTACAACTGCCTGCCAAAAAGACCTAAGGTCATGTGGATGGTTCGTCTATCCCCAGAACCAGAATTATGACCGACGATCCTTAAGCGGAAACAACATCAGAATGGTGCTCGACTAACCTCCAAGCATTTACTCACCTTCAAAAGTAGATTGTGCACCAGACACTTTCCATAATTAATGCAACCATTGCAAGGAGACATTCCATTATTAGTGGCTTATCAAGGCAAGACAGTTGTTATGCTTCGGCAGTCAATGTCATAATATCGCATAATCAAGCACAATAAAGGTGTTATTAATACGCTTAAAAGGACGTTACACGTGAGCAAGGATAAATAGCCACACACAATCCAAGAAAGGTATGCTTCTTTCTTTCTGCAAACACCCTTTACTTGCTCAAGCCAATTGTAGACTTAAGCATCAAAGGAACGTGCCCAGACAATCAGTCTAGACATCCTTTTATGTAGAGAACAAATCCATCTGTGTCTCGAGCAGGTTAGACAAAGAAACACAGTTGATCGTTTCATCTAGCCCGTGAAAGTTAGACAACCACCTCCATTTAGACCGTGCACCAACATTTGGCATTGTCTATGGGAAGTAAAACACAAAAGCCACCAGAAGCAAGATGGCTAACACTTCTCCTACATCACAATCAACCAATGCCACCGAGCGATTTCAGGCTTGGCAAGcgaaaatggaaataaaacaaaaagagaatgaGCGACGGATGCAGTCCTTGCTCTAATAGGTCGAGTAGTTAAAGCAGGGAAACCAAGAGCTGCGTGCTTAAATGGAATCAAAGGTAGGATGTTCGGATGTCCAACAAAGGTAAGTGGGTAGCCAAATCAAACCAGGTGAGCTGAGAAGACTGATCCCaaaaatatcatcatttatATAATCCATCGAAAGTAGCAATCATAAATAGAAGGTTaagtctcaatgtcaaaatcaataaggtggttatgccctagtatgaatGCATCCTCTCAAAATGGGTAAGCCTTAAGTGCAAGATAATCTCTAAGAAGTATGTGTTTGTCATAAACTGCCATCTCACAAAATCCATCACTGATGAGTGGGCTATGCCCCAATGTAAGCATCTCTAAAGCAAACATTGATGAGACGAGTACAACCAATCATACATTATCTAATCAAAATGAATCTTCACTCCTCAAAGTCATTGTGGTAACGTGAAGAAAGTCTCTGACCCTCTCTAAAGAAAGAGCATGTCCTAATGTGAAAAAGATCAAACGAAGTGGTATGCCTCAACAAAAATGCACTCTGACATGATCATGGCCCGATGTAAGCTGGTATCTCTAAGATCAATCGCCAATGAAAGagttatgccccagtataaggCAATCTCTAAAATGACTAAACTTCGTTGCATTCTCTCAAAAGTGTCtgtgtcctgatccaatcatctcaaaaatctgTTAATACCAATGAGAGGGCTATGCTCCCGTATAAACACATCTAATCAAATCACTCAGTCATATCTCATACTCCAATGTGAAAGGAATCTAATCACCTCCAAGGAACAACTATgcctcaaattaattttttttttatttttattgatcattttcttaaattaataaattagtttatcaattaaaaaaatttaatattttcttacatTCAATGAGTAATATTCtttaacaaaagaaatattgaaaacatttttaaaatgtccATCTTTATGACTATTTTTGCTAGATAACCAAATTAATGGAacaatgggatttttttttcttatttttttttaaaaaatattattaaaaatataaaaatacaacatgttttattacctattttgtttatatattgaACTCCTCATTTTGAAAAGACAAGATCACTTacaactcattttttaaaagacaacttCTACTTTTTACATTGACAGTGAGACACATaccaataataacaataagacaaTAAAAAAGTTTGTCTTATTTGATGTATCAAGAaagttttgcttttattttgttattctCCCCTTTCCTTagataaatattcttttaaaaatccttGCAATTGCATCTTAATTGACTTTAATAATTGTGAAAACACATTGTGTTGTGCAAGATTCTGAGGAATGGCAAGTACAAGAGTGTTATACATCGTGTTGTGGTCAACAACAAAGTGACACGAATATCCCTGGCTATTGCAAATGGACCATCGTTGGACACAGTTGTTACTCCAACACCCATGTTGATCAATCCCGAAAGCCATCCACCGGCATATGTTGGGATGGAATATGAAGAATACTTGAAACTTCAACAAAGCAACAAACTTGATGGGAAAACTAGCTTGGATAGAGTCAGGGTTTAAACAGTTTGAAGTAGGCCTCTATCATGGAGATGCATTCCAAATAAATCCCTTAGTCTTTCACTTGCCATTGTATCAAGTATATATATGTACGTACTTCTCTACCATGCAAAAATATTGATAGTATTGAAGCTGAAATAACTTAGTAATTTTCTTGATAATATTATGCAAAGCTTTTGTTGGCAACTATGAGAAATCTAAAGATAGGAGCTACATACTTTTATGTGTTGATAATTTTGGTGCCTATGTATGAATTGTATCTCTTATCTAACAATTATAAAGTTGTAGAAAGCTCATAGTTAAACTATAATTTTCCAGGAGatattccaaaattttattggCTTATACATCTTCATCCCCATTTCATTGTCGACATTTTGAACAGGAAGATGCTGTTTTTGCCGTCTTGTGCTTTTATCATCCACTGAGAATGTAACAAAAATGTTTCTTTAAGTTCAAGGAGCACAGGGGCAAGTAATGAAGAGGTAGGAATAAGATTAGCATTTTCGTTTATATAAGGGATAgtcttattcacattcatttaatttttcttctgtttttcctttaataaaCAAACAAGGGAAGGAGTATTTCTTAAGAAGATACTTcccatcaatttttttcttgaataaaaaactacatttattttcttatccctttttttcatatatcttttttaaacattttttaggaaccaaatatAGTAAAAAGGTTGTATTAAATAAAGATAGCTCCACACCAATTAAGTCTACAAATTCACCACATATGAAACATGCATGAGAATTCCAAAAATGAGAACTAAAATGTTAGTTCTCAAACTTTTGGATTCGGGTCTGTTGGCATGACTTGATCCAACAATGCTCTAGTGGTTGGTTAGTCTGTTTGATCTCGCTATTGTATACTTACAACAAGGTGCAGTGGGAACAAACCTTGTCTACACCCCTTTGATGATGACAAGTCAAAGTGGAGTAATAATGAGTGACTGCctttagggatggcaatgggccATTTTTTTCGGGTACCTGTCCTACCTATTCCGCCCTAATGGGacggatttaaaatttaaataaacggaTTAAGGGtgaatttaggatttttttttttttttttaaaatcagaatGGGTTTGGGTATTGCCATGTCCcatcccaattatatataaaattaatttaatttaatttttatttttctatttttaatatataataataataatatacttttcaataaaatgagttataaaaaattatagtattttaattatttataaaatatatttattttaaagtaattaaaaaatttaaaaataaattttaaaaaatttcaaaaaaaaaaaaaaaaaagttaaatggggTAAGGCGAGGTTGAGATGGGAGCAACTGTCTCGAACCTACCCCATTACCATCCCTAATTGGCTTAAGGAGAGATTGGGATGGGAGTGACCGTCTTGAACTTGTCCCATTACCATCCCTAATTGGCTTCAAGCTTAGGGGATAAGATGGAGGAATATAGAGAAAGAATGAGGGTAAGCGTTTGCTAATGCTTGAGTGTGGGGGAACAAACTTGTCCTCTTTGGACGTTGGGACTTGTTTGTATAGTTTTGATCCATTAGATTATGATTGGTTGGATGAAATGATCAAAGTCCACTTTTTCCTCGTAAAGGAGCTAACAATTGGGCAAGTGTCCTTGCCATGGTAAGCAATACTTCCAATGTAGTGTTGAGCTTGTTATTGGTTGTTCAAAGCTTTGTCAAGTGATGCTCAATGAATTGTCAAGAATATCTTCTATTAATGGGATGTGTCTCTAACCAAGCATTGATCTTGCCACACCTAGTCACGGGTGGTTTTGCAATTAATTACTAGACATCTTTGGCTTATATTAGTTGAAATCAATGTCACATGCTTACGATTGGCCATCTAAACACATTTTGCATTTGGACGTTGGGACTTGTTTATACAGTTTTGATCCATTACATTCAGATTAGTTGGATGAAATAATCAAAGTCAACTTTTTCCTCTTGAAGGAGTTGACAATTGGGTAGGTGTCCTTGCCATGGCAAGTGGTGCTTGAGATGTAGTGTTGAGGTTGTTATTGGTTGCTCAAAGCTTTGACAAATGGCGCTCAATGAATTATCAAAAATCTCTTCTATTAATGGGATGTGTCTCTAGCTGAGCGCGCATTAATCTTGCCATACCTAGTCACGGgtggttttacaattaattACTAGACATCTTTGGCTTATATTAGTTAGAAATCAATGTCACATGCTTACAATTGGCCATTCGAACACATTTTGCAAGCCTACTAGTTATTTTTGTTGGAACCCACATAATTGGGTATTGACAATACttttgctaaaaataaaaatttattccaTTCTATTTTTCAAcataataacaaattatattataataaactaatcATATTTGTAATAGGACTTCAATTCCTATTAGACCAAAAGTCCTAATTAACATacaaaacctaaataaataacaattcctaatatttctcaaattcctaaaatttttctaatttgactttaaatcggattataatttcaacaatttttaggGGTGTTGTCTAGGTAATTAAGGAAATGGCCCCTATAATGCATCAAAAAATCTAAGTGTCCAACCCATAATGAAAAATGTAATAGGTTTTTAATGGCTTCCATAACTAGGAAGCATTCTTATGCATAAGGTGGTTATGCATGACTGAACTCAAATGATCATACTTTGTCTCTAGAGTGATGTAGGTGCCTAGGCTTACCCAATCAGAGAGCCTACGCTTAGTTATACCGATTTGGGTAAGACCATTTGGGGTTTATGCGCTCGATAACTCCATAAaccaaaagaaactaaaaacttTTAAGTCATATTTTATTGGTTGGATATAACATGAGATAGGATAAGAGATGAGACATCATATCTTCTCCCATGTTTAGTTGGTCATGAGATAGGATAAATTATCCCATGATCTACCCAATCCTATgttcaaccaaatatgagataagATAAATGGTGGGatataatatctattttttttttataccccTTCTATATGGAATATGTTAATCTTATACTAAGATGTAGAATATACATTCttatgtatcataaatttatttttttatcaatttttatttttttatattacttattttgcaaaataaaatgtgtttgttataaaattaaatttgaggttaaaaagaaaaactaaaaaaatatttacaaaatatattgtaaaataatattaatatatgtataatttatatgtgtgtgtgtgttttatttttatatattggataacattgtatataatttttatttataaagtttaaatatttcgattataaatattgttaaacgtaagaaaattttcattttttaatagcaaatattgaaatataatataatttttattttaagtgctcaaaaataataaacatttcatattatttatttattcatttcacatgctaaatataaacataacatAACACAACCCATTGTATACGTTACCATAGAATATAATGTCAATTGGATATAATATTtaaggatatcatatcccattgaaaatcatatccTTTAATATGCATTTCTTATCCAATGGAATATGATATCCTAGGATATACATAtcatattttatcttatctCGCTAACCAAATGTAGCTTTAAGGCTTAGGGAGTTTAAGGAAAACCGgaagaaaaagcaaataaaggagtaaagataaaaaatagatgaaaaaaaagtgaaaatcaaCATGAAAAGATATTTAAACAGAATGAATTTTTTCACACATGCTTCCTTTAGGTGcatttctcttttcttgtttatttaaaatgaaaatgtattTTTGGATTATGAAACTAACTGAGGTCAATAGGTAGACCATTAGAATTTTGGATTCTATTTCAAACCTAATGCTCTCATAAACAAATAGTTCTTCATCCAATTTACCTTATGAAAAATTAACGCACAACTAAATCAAACCATAATTGCATAAGAAAACACCAACATACATAATTTGAACCccttggaaaaattatttactttaggTAAAACCATTGGCCTTGGCTTGCAAACATAATCTACTAAGTAATAACAAGAATTACCGAATTTTATAGACTTCTGTGATGTTCACAACTTTTGCAAACATATCCACTTTCTTTTTTACATCCCTTTTATATGGAATATGTTAATCCTATACTAAGATGTAGAATATGCATTCTTATGtatcataaatataattttttttaatcaatttttatttttttatattacttattttacaaaataaaatttgtttgttataaaattaaatttatggttaaaatgaaaaactaaaaaaatatttacaaaatatattgtaaaataatattaatatatgtataatttatatatatacatatatatgtgtgtgtgttttatttttatatattggataacattgtatataatttttgtttataaagtttaaatattttgattatagACTTCTGAGATGTTCACAACTTTCATGAGACCTAGATTGATCTGCACTTATATGCTagctttttatgtttttaagtgCTGCAACCTCTAGTTGCTCCTTGGAGGAATGTTATTTTGAACTTGCTGAGACACACAATAATTACATATATGCATAA includes the following:
- the LOC117911002 gene encoding leucine-rich repeat extensin-like protein 3, which gives rise to MNEENQGNEANKGVLPETIDHGKRQMKEEEEAPNSKEQSLNRSCTSTSKAGPSRYAGSSMIRTRIKEIRVDKVGYITGTRAQCIREIQSLSKASIQIIDLPPLGLAIIRGTQDQIEDAQQRIDDLLAQCPDHSGVHPDLLPDASSSTPASQSGMRPEPAAQYQPNPIAVRPPIGPAGSSSQLPLEAGLYAAHYQEPNLPAMNSALGPGSFFIRPLEAGCYDIQTAALYQLNPLAMHPPLGPAGSSSQHPLEASLYYIRTAAQYQQPNPPAMIPAHEPGSSFLLPLKTGFYHIQPAAQYQPNPPAMHPPPLPGSKSVISAVPEVGASSPHPENPSAMLATPIPYPSYHNYVRPPNNTIGNHPSHLNTQYQTSPWGKPPAPWPEIYYAPPPPPPLLYNHPFQSQAGLLPTPQLETYYAPPPLFDSNPIESQAGLIPSPQLETYYAPPPSLDTNPTQYQAKDPEDSSAMHPQASESTENY